A window from Solanum stenotomum isolate F172 chromosome 7, ASM1918654v1, whole genome shotgun sequence encodes these proteins:
- the LOC125870354 gene encoding photosystem I reaction center subunit IV B, chloroplastic-like, translated as MASSSMAFAASGFMVATPNVTSNSAPKSSMLSFSSKNNTTNIPRLVVRAAEEAAEAAPPAATATATAEGEAPPAKAAKPPPIGPKRGAKVRILRKESYWYKGTGSVVAVDQDPKTRYPVVVRFNKVNYANVSTNNYALDEVEEVK; from the exons ATGGCAAGTAGCAGCATGGCTTTTGCTGCATCTGGTTTTATGGTGGCAACCCCTAATGTCACCTCTAACTCTGCTCCAAAGAGCTCTATGTTATCCTTCTCCTCCAAGAACAACACCACCAACATCCCCAGGCTCGTTGTCCGGGCCGCGGAAGAAGCCGCAGAAGCTGCCCCACCAGCTGCTACCGCTACCGCCACCGCTGAAGGCGAAGCTCCTCCTGCCAAAGCTGCCAAGCCACCTCCAATTGGACCCAAGAGAGGAGCCAAA GTGAGAATTTTAAGGAAGGAGTCTTACTGGTACAAGGGTACCGGCTCAGTTGTAGCAGTTGATCAG GATCCAAAAACACGCTACCCAGTTGTAGTGAGGTTCAACAAAGTGAACTATGCTAATGTATCCACCAACAACTACGCATTGGACGAAGTTGAAGAAGTGAAATGA
- the LOC125870353 gene encoding protein LOW PSII ACCUMULATION 1, chloroplastic gives MATAAQFSYITINSPNFHLTTKRSAFSRQLKYGGKYYSGFTDIISSRRKPKSLSVVCDNSSPSSSDISSTAKIRSEVLSPFRSVRMFFYVAFIASAGLGGLIASTRLIAALANSSRGAEVPEILKGLGIDLGAVSIFAFLYYRENKAKNAQVAKLAREENLSNLKLRVDEKKVVPVSAFRGIARLVILAGPSAFISECFKLSAPFTEGLLERGVLVVPFATDGISPSFEFEENEELVEKISRRKRLWQLAPIYATEWTKWIDEQKKLAGVSPESPVYLSLRLDGRVRGSGVGCPSWNAFVLQLPPVKGIWSGLLDGMDGRVL, from the exons ATGGCTACGGCGGCGCAGTTCTCATATATTACCATCAATTCTCCCAACTTCCATCTTACCACTAAACGGTCCGCATTTTCCCGCCAATTGAAATATGGTGGGAAATATTACTCCGGTTTCACTGACATCATCAGTTCCAGACGCAAACCGAAATCGCTCTCTGTAGTTTGTGACAATTCGAGTCCTTCTTCTTCTGATATAAG ttCTACAGCCAAGATAAGAAGTGAAGTTCTTTCTCCGTTTCGGTCTGTTCGGATGTTCTTCTATGTTGCTTTTATTGCAAGCGCTGGTCTTGGAGGACTTATTGCCTCTACACGACTAATTGCTGCATTGGCCAATTCATCAAGAGGTGCTGAAGTTCCTGAGATCCTAAAAGGTCTTGGCATAGATCTTGGCGCAGTCTCCATATTTGCTTTTCTGTATTATAGAGAGAATAAAGCGAAAAATGCTCAGGTAGCAAAATTAGCAAGAGAGGAAAATCTCTCAAATCTTAAGCTCCGTGTGGATGAGAAGAAAGTTGTCCCTGTTAGTGCTTTCAGAGGGATTGCTCGTTTGGTCATCCTTGCTGGCCCTTCGGCTTTCATTTCAGAATGTTTCAAACTCAGTGCACCATTTACTGAGGGCCTTCTAGAAAGAGGAGTGCTTGTGGTCCCTTTTGCAACAGATGGAATTTCTCCTAGCTTTGAATTTGAAGAGAATGAAGAACTAGTGGAGAAAATTTCCAGAAGAAAAAGGCTATGGCAGCTTGCTCCTATTTATGCCACTGAGTGGACTAA GTGGATAGATGAACAGAAGAAACTTGCCGGTGTCTCTCCTGAATCTCCAGT GTATTTATCTCTACGCCTGGATGGTCGTGTGCGTGGCAGTGGTGTTGGTTGTCCTTCTTGGAATGCTTTTGTATTGCAATTGCCACCAGTAAAGGGCATTTGGTCTGGTCTTCTTGATGGCATGGATGGAAGAGTGCTTTAA
- the LOC125871040 gene encoding glutathione transferase GST 23-like, producing the protein MEEQVKLFGAFPSPFSYRIIWALKHKNISYEYIEEDLSNKSQHLLTYNPIYKMIPILLHGGKPIVESTIILEYIEETWPQNPLFPKDPYEKAKARFWIKFGEDKNSEFYQIFHKIGEEQVKATENAKKILKTIEEQGLGDKKFFSGDTIGLIDIAFGWLAFWLEVIQEAAGVKVYEPNNFPHLQSWINNFKQVAIIKENIPNRDAMLDYFKHRREIIVAI; encoded by the exons atggaagaacaAGTAAAATTGTTTGGAGCTTTTCCAAGCCCCTTTAGTTATAGGATCATTTGGGCTTTGAAACACAAGAATATTAGTTATGAATATATAGAAGAAGATCTTTCTAACAAAAGCCAACATCTTTTGACATATAACCCTATTTATAAGATGATCCCTATTCTCTTACATGGTGGAAAACCAATAGTTGAATCCACAATCATTCTTGAATACATAGAAGAAACATGGCCCCAAAATCCTTTGTTCCCCAAGGATCCTTATGAAAAGGCTAAGGCTAGATTCTGGATCAAGTTCGGAGAAGATAAg AACTCagaattttatcaaatatttcaCAAGATTGGAGAAGAGCAAGTTAAGGCAACTGAAAATGCcaaaaaaatccttaaaactaTAGAGGAACAAGGTCTTGGAGATAAAAAGTTTTTTAGTGGGGATACAATTGGTTTAATTGACATAGCGTTTGGCTGGCTTGCTTTCTGGCTAGAAGTCATACAAGAAGCTGCTGGAGTAAAGGTCTATGAACCAAACAATTTTCCTCATTTACAATCTTGGATTAACAATTTCAAACAAGTAGCTATCATCAAAGAAAATATCCCAAATCGAGATGCAATGCTAGATTATTTCAAACATCGTAGAGAAATAATTGTTGCGATATGA